The following is a genomic window from Candidatus Zixiibacteriota bacterium.
CGATCAGGTTGACGGAGTTCGCGCGGTGGTAGCGCAACCGGCTCGAGACCGCGGTGCCCGCCTGCACGATCCAGACCTTCCGGGTCAACCCGGAAAACCGCTCGAAGAGAGGCGTCACGTAGGGCAGATGAATGTGGCCGCCCATCACCAGCTCGGCGCCCGCGTCCGCCCACGCCCGCACGGCCCGCTCGCTGCCCCGCAGCAGGCTCTTTTCGTCCGCCGGCTGGATCACGTGCACCGGCTGGTGGGTCACCACGATCCGGAGCTGCTCGTCCTTCGCCGCGCGCAGGCGTTCCGCGACCCTCGCGATCTGCGCCGCGGAGACCTCGCCGATCTTGTGGCGCCGGGGCCGCGTCGTGTTCACTCCGACCACGAGGAAATCCGGAGACTCCAGCACCGGCTCCAGATCGGAGCCGAACGCGCGGCAGTAGTTACCGTAAGGGCGAAAAAGACGCGCCGCGAGATTGAAGAGCGGAATGTCGTGGTTGCCCGGCAGCACCAGCGTCGCCGGCGCCGCGAGGCGCTCGACGAACGCGAGCGCCGCCTGGAACTGACGCCGCCGCGCGCGCTGCGTGATGTCGCCCGACATGACCACCGCGTCGGGCCGGCGCTCGCGCGCCAGCCGGACCAGCGCCTCGACGACGTGCGGCTGCTCGGTCCCGAAATGCGTATCCGATACCTGGAAAATCAAGCTCATCGCTGCCGCGAGCAACCGCCCCCGTCCGTATTCCACGAAAGCGCGGGGGTGTCAACGCCGTGGCGCGGGTCCACCGGCGGAAAAAATTTCCGGGAAAGCGACGGAAAACCCCTCAGTTGAGGGACGAAGGCGAGGAGCCCGGATCGCCGCCGGG
Proteins encoded in this region:
- a CDS encoding metallophosphoesterase yields the protein MSLIFQVSDTHFGTEQPHVVEALVRLARERRPDAVVMSGDITQRARRRQFQAALAFVERLAAPATLVLPGNHDIPLFNLAARLFRPYGNYCRAFGSDLEPVLESPDFLVVGVNTTRPRRHKIGEVSAAQIARVAERLRAAKDEQLRIVVTHQPVHVIQPADEKSLLRGSERAVRAWADAGAELVMGGHIHLPYVTPLFERFSGLTRKVWIVQAGTAVSSRLRYHRANSVNLIGYRRDEKPRRCTVERWDYDLGSGRFEPGERAELELDDAAGE